The Rhizobium leguminosarum genome includes a region encoding these proteins:
- a CDS encoding class I SAM-dependent methyltransferase — MIARMSFLTEHFIRNAQDILSVGNIPFDSKFLRAEFLSDHRLKSRQFLCDLFPKGGVGAEFGVFTGLFSTILLDRAKPKSAYFVDPWWLIFGNHYPDWGVYTANGRLSTSRAHDVASRRIKRSAQGASVSVHVDYSVSFLEQLPDNHLDWVYLDSSHSYDGTAEELKVLRCKVKSGGIVAGDDWHDALDHAHSGVAVAVREAVGAGAFEMIGSYPALQWAIRRP, encoded by the coding sequence ATGATCGCGCGAATGAGCTTCTTGACAGAACACTTTATCAGAAATGCACAAGATATACTTTCAGTTGGCAACATACCATTCGACTCGAAATTTCTACGGGCTGAGTTTTTGTCCGATCACCGATTGAAGAGCAGACAATTCCTCTGCGATTTGTTCCCCAAGGGTGGTGTCGGCGCCGAGTTTGGCGTGTTCACCGGATTGTTCTCGACCATTCTGCTTGATCGGGCCAAACCGAAATCCGCCTATTTCGTCGACCCTTGGTGGCTGATTTTCGGAAATCACTATCCAGACTGGGGCGTCTATACCGCCAATGGCCGGTTATCGACGAGCCGCGCCCACGATGTGGCCTCGCGACGTATCAAAAGATCTGCGCAAGGCGCAAGCGTATCGGTTCATGTCGACTATTCGGTGTCTTTCCTGGAGCAGCTTCCCGACAACCATCTCGACTGGGTCTATCTGGATTCTTCGCACTCCTATGATGGCACGGCCGAGGAGCTCAAAGTGTTGCGGTGTAAGGTAAAATCGGGCGGTATCGTCGCCGGCGACGATTGGCACGACGCTCTCGATCACGCCCATAGCGGCGTCGCGGTCGCCGTTCGCGAAGCAGTCGGCGCCGGCGCGTTCGAGATGATCGGCAGCTATCCCGCGTTGCAATGGGCTATCCGCCGGCCCTGA